TACCAGTCTGTGTGATGATAAACTGGATTGGGAGAAACTACTTAAAACCTATAATAAGTGTGGATTACTGCGAGATTTGTCAACTATAGAGATAAATTATCCTATGTAATTTTGCATATGAAAAATACTGAGGCCAAATGTAACACATTATTTAGCTGCAGGCCTGGATTTATTActgatttccttttcctctttgatgTTTTTTTGCTCACAGCCACTGCTTGAGAAATAACTCTACTAGGAAGATATTTTCTTAGTTATTTGTGGTCTTATATCATGAATGCTTTCTTTTCCAGGACTGCCTGGTGCATAAACATGCAGAACTACACTTCCGTGTCAGAGTTCATATTGCTGGGAATTCCTAACACTGGAGGGCTGGAGAACTTGCTATTCATCCTGTTTTTGATGTTCTATCTTTTCACTTTACTGGGAAACCTGCTCATCTTCCTCACCATTCTGGTTTCTTCcaacctccacacccccatgtatttcttcctgggCAACCTGTCAGTGTTTGACATATTTTTCCCTTCAGTGAGTTCCCCCAAAATGATGCTCTACCTAATGGGCCAAAGCCAGACCATCTCTTACCAGGGCTGTGCCTCCCAGCTCTTCTTTTACCACTTCCTGGGTGGTACCGAGTGTTTCCTGTAcactgtgatggcctatgaccgctttGTGGCTATTTGTCATCCTTTGCGATACATGGTTATCATGAACCCTAGAGTGTGTACCACCTTGACAGTGGGCTCTTGGCTGGGTGGCTGCCTACATGGAAGTATCCTCACATTTCTTGTTTTTAAGTTACCCTACTGTGGCCCCAATGAGGTGGGCAATTTCTTCTGTGACATCCCAGAGGTGCTACCCCTGGCCTGTGCAGACACCTctctagctcagatggtaagctTCACTAACGTGGATTTTGTGACTCTTACATGTCTTAtccttatttttactttctatgGTTGCATCAtcctttccattttcaaaatcaGATCCTCCGAAGGCAGGCGCCGAGCTTTTTCAACCTGCAGTGCCCACCTGATTTCAATCATCTTGTTCTATGGGCCTGTGATGCTCATCTATCTTTGGCCTGACTCCAGCCACTGGTTAGACTCTGTTATCCAAGTGTTAAATAATATTGTCACCCCTTCCCTTAATCCTTTGATTTACACCTTGAGAAACAAGGATGTGAAGCTGGCTCTGAGGAAAGTATTAACTTAAGTGGTCCACGTTCTGGGGCATAAGGTATGGTGGCAGTTCCTCTCTGAAATTCTTTGAGGAGTTGCTTCAGATACACTGCTTGTACAACAGGATTGCTGCCGAAATAGTGAGCTGGGTGAAGATGCTATGTGACATCTCTTGGGAGTCCTAAGTCATGTGGTTGGGGATTGGTGGACTGAGCCACGATGTACCACTTCAAGGAAGCTTTTCAGATTAACTCagtctttctctgttttaatttGCCAAAACAGTGTATCTTTTCTGCTTTACACAGTCTGTTCTCATGGGAACTATGTTTTGATTGATTACCATAAAGAAGAAAGGTTCTGGAGAACATGGActggcttccttccttctttcccaaaaTATATGCCTTACTCTATTCTCTTACAATCTCTTTTTGGCCATTTAATAAAACCAGGTCAACAAGGTATGAAATTTTAAAGTAGAATTGCACAGTTTGGTAAATTTAAGTTTAAACTTGGTTTATAACTTCTATGGCTTTAATCATGTCTTCTCAGTACAAAACAATCCCATTTGGAGCTTTATGCTTTTGGCCATCAGAGAAATTTGGCATTAAAATTCTACTCATATGTCTCAAGTGAGAAGTTGGCCATTAATCTATTCTTATAAAATGGGAGACTGGATTTCTGTAAATTGGCAGAGGAAAGTCTCTCTGAGCCAGCATTCTCTATTCATTATAGGTTTGGTCCATTTCCTAAAAATCTAATAGATCTGTAATTAGTTAaaattgaacaacaataacaacaacaaaaaataaataaaactgaaccaCTAACAATATAACTTACTTGTTTTTGAATCtttcaacatttaaattttaatctttaatCAAATGAGTTTTAGGTTGATTATCTATTTAGATTTATCCACCCAAACATCTAGAATAAGAGCTAACACTTAAAATAGTTCAATGTATATGATACACTTTACATGTATTGACTACTTTAATTCACAAAATCCTAACACATAGATACAAAGACATACATATCCTCCTTTCATGGGTGAAATAACTAAGGCCAGAGAAATTTTTACTCCCAGACAGTCTGAATCTAGAACTGAATGGTTACTGGTTTATAAAAAGCACTGAGGTATCATAAATTCTATATAATTATAGCTATCCTTACATCTTGCTTTCTGAATATTATTTGTTGttctattatttgttgtttaaaaattaataaggtGGAGACACTGGGGAGAAAAAATGAAGGAGGGGAAAGTCTCTGATAAATTGCTCTCTGTTGTATAGCTGTCCCACATGGGGAGAGAGTGGGTCCCAAAGGAATACCCCAAGTTCTCTCCTCAGGGAACTGATGCTTCTTTTCTTAGGGACCACAGGAAATGTTGGTCTAGATTTTCAGTTCTGACTGGCTGAATCTGACCAAGAGGTGCATTCATCTTCCCTGGTTTCAGAGCCTGGCCTTCTGTTTTTCACaacatttaaaggaaagaaagcaggaggGTGGATGTGGAGCCTGGATTTTAGCCAAGCCCACTCTTTCCCTTCCATCTGTAGGTTCCTTCTTTCTAGAATGCTCTCTCTCCATCTAATGGGTTAAACACACCATGGGCAGGTGAGAGAAGATGGGAATTGGCTCTAATTGGAGTTCGAGCTAAAACTGACTTAGTTGACTCCATGGATTGTCTTA
The nucleotide sequence above comes from Cervus canadensis isolate Bull #8, Minnesota chromosome 29, ASM1932006v1, whole genome shotgun sequence. Encoded proteins:
- the LOC122431416 gene encoding putative olfactory receptor 10D4, with translation MQNYTSVSEFILLGIPNTGGLENLLFILFLMFYLFTLLGNLLIFLTILVSSNLHTPMYFFLGNLSVFDIFFPSVSSPKMMLYLMGQSQTISYQGCASQLFFYHFLGGTECFLYTVMAYDRFVAICHPLRYMVIMNPRVCTTLTVGSWLGGCLHGSILTFLVFKLPYCGPNEVGNFFCDIPEVLPLACADTSLAQMVSFTNVDFVTLTCLILIFTFYGCIILSIFKIRSSEGRRRAFSTCSAHLISIILFYGPVMLIYLWPDSSHWLDSVIQVLNNIVTPSLNPLIYTLRNKDVKLALRKVLT